Proteins found in one Neodiprion lecontei isolate iyNeoLeco1 chromosome 6, iyNeoLeco1.1, whole genome shotgun sequence genomic segment:
- the LOC107227198 gene encoding stabilizer of axonemal microtubules 2, with product MEVVELCPNKRAYRALVRPTTCPCNIKSLKRYVQPAREKSYAPEKVYCPPTKPIDASTTYHLSYLNVDKAATRHAKTQSFKPVHSLDRAMGKISDETTNRLSFRANWGVTRAKAFTPSRRTQSGQGPMQCVTTARHDYVPKYVPRMDLFVPCNNIRTSSGVLEDKTTAALSYMNPGPVEPVISYKPEGRYCPPEKSIEKYTTQKLSYQPFRVQRKEIYPWKLKQAYKYKFLDYFYFIVEKILYYYKIFCKRPPDASMEGATTYSKSYLQNANLAREQPFKPANECIIFPGGAQFARKTIYGESFLPCDIERPAPIRPCSNIARSDQKMSGDTTNKLSYQPVSVEKRGLIIPSRRNMMGDGPMQCLTTNRHDFVPKLVPRPDLVIPCNNIRSSDQPLEGRTTATLSYMDPGPVEPVTSYKPLSQYCKPAAKIDGETINKLSYQPWIPGPKMELPWAQKTQYKPPTAKMCDDTVYHQSYPAPGYYIEDSISAECPCPPESQENCDLD from the exons ATGGAGGTAGTAGAGCTCTGCCCCAATAAAAGGGCGTATCGAGCCCTAGTTAGACCAACCACTTGCCCGTGCAATATTAAA TCTTTGAAACGGTACGTGCAACCAGCCAGAGAGAAATCTTATGCTCCAGAAAAAGTTTATTGCCCTCCTACGAAACCTATCGATGCAAGCACAACATATCATTTATCATACCTAAACGTTGATAAAGCAGCAACGCGACATGCGAAAACTCAATCTTTCAAACCAGTGCACTCTCTTGACAGAGCTATGGGAAAAATATCTGATGAAACAACGAATCGTCTAAGTTTTCGAGCTAACTGGGGTGTTACTAGAGCAAAGGCCTTTACCCCTTCCCGCAG AACCCAAAGCGGTCAAGGTCCGATGCAATGTGTAACAACTGCACGTCATGATTATGTACCAAAATATGTACCAAGAATGGATTTATTTGTGCCGTGCAATAACATTCGCACGAGTAGCGGCGTTTTGGAGGACAAAACTACTGCCGCGTTGTCATATATGAATCCAGGCCCTGTAGAACCTGTGATTAGTTATAAACCTGAAGGGCGATACTGCCCTCCAGAGAAGAGTATAGAAAAATACACAACACAAAAACTTAGCTATCAACCATTTCGAGttcaaagaaaagaaatttatccATGGAAACTGAAACAAGCATACAAGTATAAGtttttagattatttttattttatagtggaaaaaatattatactatTATA aaatattttgtaaaagacCACCAGATGCATCAATGGAGGGTGCAACAACCTACTCAAAGAGTTATCTACAAAATGCAAACTTGGCTCGGGAACAACCGTTTAAACCTGCAAATGAATGCATTATATTTCCTGGTGGTGCTCAATTTGCAAGGAAAACAATCTATGGGGAAAGCTTTTTACCCTGCGATATCGAAAGACCAGCACCGATTCGCCCTTGCAGTAATATTGCTAGGTCCGATCAAAAAATGTCTGGTGATACTACTAATAAG TTGAGCTACCAACCAGTATCAGTGGAAAAAAGAGGCCTCATAATTCCGAGCCGCAGAAATATGATGGGCGACGGGCCTATGCAATGCCTTACAACCAATAGACACGACTTTGTACCAAAACTTGTTCCACGACCTGATCTGGTTATTCCTTGCAATAATATTCGATCATCCGATCAACCGCTCGAAGGTAGGACTACAGCAACTCTTTCATACATGGATCCTGGACCTGTAGAACCAGTGACAAGTTATAAACCATTATCACAATATTGCAA ACCTGCGGCAAAGATAGATGGAGAAACTATTAACAAACTATCCTATCAGCCATGGATTCCAGGACCTAAAATGGAATTGCCTTGGGCTCAAAAGACACAATACAAACCGCCCACAGCTAAGATGTGCGATGATACTGTGTATCACCAGAGTTACCCTGCTCCAGGTTACTATATCGAAGACAGTATTTCGGCCGAGTGTCCCTGTCCACCAGAATCACAAGAAAATTGTGACCTTGATTAG